The region TGATGGCAGCTGGGGTGATCGCCAATGTGATTACCGCGATCATTATGTTTGCGATCATTTTTGCAATTTGGGGCTACCCCAACCTTGATAAGGTCATGGTTGCATCAACCGATGAATTTGCCTCAAACGCTGGGTTTCAGGTTGAAGATGTGTTTGTATCGATCAATGGTTCACCGATTAGCGCCGATGAACAGGTACGGCGGTTGGTTGAAACCAGCGGTGGTGAGCCATTAACCGTGATTGTGCAACGGGCTGGCGCTGAACAAAGCTTGACTGTCACCCCCCAATACAGCGAAGAAGCACAGCGCTATCGTTTTGGGGTTGGCTTGGGCAATCCACGCGAATCAGTTAATATTTTCCAAGCGATCATCAACGGGTTTACCTATAGTTTTCGGCTATTAGGTGAAATGTTTATCGGTTTTGCCATGCTGATCGGCGGTTTGCTGGGCACGAATGCGGCTCCTGAAGGCGGCTTAGCTGGCCCAGTTGGCATCGCTCGCTTGACAGGGCAGGTTGCTCGCTCGGGCTTGCGCGATTATCTTAATTTTACGGCCTTGCTCAGCCTGAATTTGGCTTTGATCAACATTTTGCCAATTCCAGCGCTTGATGGGAGTCGGATTATTTTTGCCTTGATCGAAGCCATTCGCCGCAAGAAGATTCCACCTGAGCGCGAAGCAGTTGTGCATGCTGTGGGGATGATGATGTTGCTTGGTTTGATGCTGTTAATTACAGTTTCCGACGTGCGCAATATCATAAGTGGTGAGCCAGCGATCACGATGCCGCCAACCCCAACGCCAATCGTTAGACCATAAAATTATGGCCGAGCGTAAGCCAATTATCCGCGCCAGCGAGCTTGGCGAATATGATTTTTGTGCCCGAGCTTGGTGGCTACGCCGTGAGTGTGGCTGGGAAGGGCGTTTTCCCGAACATTTAGCCCAAGGCGAAACGGCGCATCAACGCCATGGCCAAGATTTGCAGCAAAGCCAGTGGTTACGCACCGTAGCCATTGGCTTGTTGCTGCTAGCCGCCTTGGCCTTGGTGTTGGCATGATTTGGCTAGCACTTGCTTTGGGCTTAATTGCGCTTTGGTTCTGGCGACGGAGCAACCAACTGCGGGCTAGCACCGGCCTGCCTTGGCGCACCGTGGTTTATCACGATACTGCTCGCCGTGAATTAACCAAAGCGTTATTTTCAGCCCGTTATCAATTAACTGGCAAGCCCGATTATGTCTTGGCCGATGGCAAGGCCTTGATTCCGGTTGAGGTCAAGCCGCAGCGCCAAGCAACCAGCCCACGCCAAGGCGATATTTTACAGTTGGCAGCCTATTGTTTGTTGTTGGAAGAAGCAACTGGCGTGGCTCCGCGCTATGGTTTGTTGCGCTACGCTCAGCATACCTTCCAAGTCGATTGGACGGATCAGCTGTATCAGGCTTTGCTGGAAACGCTCGACGCGATGCGCGACGAGCTTGAGTTAAATGATGTTGAACGTTCGCATGAACAACCTTGGCGTTGTCGCGCCTGTGGATTTGGCGACCGCTGCACAGATGCGCTAGAATATGACTAGCACATCCCAAGCTTTTGATAATGACGTTGCTAGCAAGCGTTGTGACAGACTATGAAATTTAAAATTCGCCAACATCCACGCATGAAAGATATTTGTGTCGGTGATGAGGTTGTGTGGAATCCCCAATTGCTCTATGCCAATGTCGAGGAAATTTTTCCGGCAGCGGTCTGTGTTAAGTTGGCGATTCTGCGCACCGAGCCAACACCCAAATTGGAGCTACACTCACAGCTTTGGCGGGCTGACGATATTGAAAATCTCAGTGTTTGTCGTTGCTGTGGCTCACGTGAAAATCTGGTCACGCCCTGTCATACAGGCGTGCCCTTTCGGTTGTGCCAACATTGTTACACCTGCCACATTGAGGAGTCTCTGGCATGAGCCAACGTATTTTCCGCTTGCAAGTAACTAAGGATCAGCTTGGTTTTGCGGCGGCGCATTTTATTACCATGCGCGGCAAATGTGAGCGGCTGCATGGCCATAATTATCGCGTAACGGTCGAAGTAGAGGGCTTTTTATGCGAAGATCAATATGTGGTAGATTTTGGGGTGTTGAAAAAACACGCCGCTGAAATTGCCCGCACGCTTGATCATCGGGTATTGTTGGCCGCCGAGAATCCTAAAATCGAATATAGCCAAAACGAGCAGCATTTGACAGTGCGCTATGAAGATAAATATTATGTCTTCCCAATTGCCGAAGTGATTATGCTGCCAATTCAAAATACCACGGCTGAATTGTTGGCAACCTATTTTTGTGCTGAGTTGTGCGAACGTCTGCGCCAAGATGGCGTTGATACGCTCAAAATGGTTGGGGTTTGGGTTTCCGAAGGGCCAGGTCAGCAAGCCTTCGCCAGCCGCGAATGGGTTCAAAGCTCATGCTGAGGTATACGCTATGGATGGAATGAGCGCTCTGGTGGTGATTATCGGGGCAGTTGGGTTAATTACCCTCTTGATTATGCGCACCAAAACCTATCGCGAACGCTTGCGCTTTCAGGCGCGGGCGATGGATCGCCATGTGCGAACCACCAATATTCGCGATGATGTGCGCCAAGATATTTTAGACCTTTTGATTCGTGGCGATCGCTTGGCCGCCATCCAATATGCCCACGAACAAACCCACCTCGATTTGTTAGAAGCGCGAACCTTGGTTGATGATATTGAAAAAGCGTTGAAAAAACACGACCAAACCCAAGGAGCCAGCAACGATGGCCATTGATCTTGCACCCCACAACCCCTATGGTTTAACCGTGCGCAGCGCCGTGCTTGGGCGCTGTGGCGGTTTTGGGGCGGGCACAGATCGCTTGGCAAATCTCGATAATCTTGGGGCAATTATCACTGATCCGTTGGGCACACGCGATCAAGCGATTCAATTAATGCCAACTACAGGCGGATTGCTGTATCGTTCATCAACCCGCACCTGGCGACGCGCCCAACGTGATGCAGCCCATTGGCAAACCCTCGATCTGCCAGTGCTGCTCTGCCTACAACCACGCAGCATTCAGGATCTCCAAGAATTATTGCGTAACCTGCACGAGGGTGAATGGGCGGCGGTGCTGCTAGATCTTGAGCAAAGTAGCGAGTTGAATCACATGGCACGTTGGTGTGAGTTGGTGCGCAATCAATGGGAAGCTCCGCTGTTAATGCAAGTTGCCACCGATCAAATTAGCCAACTCAATAGCATTCCACAAACAATTGATGCTTTGTTACTTGGTTCGGGGCCACGAGCGAAATATGGTCAACATTATGGGCGCTTGCTAGGGCCAGGGATTGAGCCAATGCTAGGCTGGGGGCTTGAGCGTTTACGCGAACTAACCGAAAAACCGCTGATTTGTAGTGCACCCAGCCTAGCCAGCATCAGCACGTTGCCTGAAATTGGGGCACAAGCGATTGTGCTCGATAGCATGTTGTGGACAACAGCACCACAACATGTACCGCAAATTAACCTCTAATCCCCCACAATTCGCATAGCTCAAGTGGTTAACCATCGCAAGACCTAGGCCAATTGTCCCCCTTGCTCCTATTACTCTGCCTACTCCAAAAACAACACTATTGCCCCTCATTTCAGCCTATGGCTTAGGGGTAGACTATCTATATTGAAATTGGGCATATTGAACAATGCTGTTTTTAGGAGTGGAAGCAGCCTTGGCAAAGGAAGAATTGTATGGCAAACATTTTAGCAATCGATGACAGTGGCTTGATGCAAGCATTTTGGGTGCGAATTCTATCGCGTTCACAGCATAATGTGATTACGGTGAGCAGTGGCAACGAGATGCGTAGCGTTTTAGCTACTATGAGTCCCCAATTGATCTTCTTGGATCTTTCGTTTCCTGGCGAGAATGGCTTTGAGCTGTTGCAGCACATTCGCCGCTATCAGCATTGCCTTGAAATTCCAGTGATTGCGGTTAGTGGTTATGCTGGCGAAGATACTCGGCAAGCCTGTCGTGAAGCGGGCTTTACCGATTTTTTGGCCAAACCATTTTCATTAGCCGAATTGCGGGGCATGCTCGCTCGCTATCTCGAACATGCCACCAATCCACGGGCTTTGGCTCGCTAAACGTGGGTGTGAATCATGCGATTGCGCAGTTGTTTGCGCAAGGCTGCAATGCCCAAAGCCAGTACAAAGCAGCTGGTTTGGGTCAAAACAATCGTCGCACCTGAGGCCAAATCGAAAAAATAGCTCAAATACATGCCGATGCACCCAGTCAAACCACCGATCAACGTCGATAGCCCTAGCATCCGATGAAAACTATCGGTTAACAAACGGGCTGTAATAGGTGGAATAACTAAGGCAGCGGCGATTAACGTCACGCCCAAAATTTTCATTGAAACGATTAATGTGGCAGCGAGCATCAATGAAAACAGCGTATCGAGCCAGTTGGTACGCACTCCATAGACTTGGGCTACATCATTATTAAAGGTCATAAACAGCAAT is a window of Herpetosiphon gulosus DNA encoding:
- a CDS encoding M50 family metallopeptidase produces the protein MDFSSLAWLAVIPALGFLVVVHELGHYWVGRKMGIKIEEFGIGLPPRAKVLFVRKGIPFTLNWLPLGGFVRFAGEEGGFDDPDSLASASPGRRIPVMAAGVIANVITAIIMFAIIFAIWGYPNLDKVMVASTDEFASNAGFQVEDVFVSINGSPISADEQVRRLVETSGGEPLTVIVQRAGAEQSLTVTPQYSEEAQRYRFGVGLGNPRESVNIFQAIINGFTYSFRLLGEMFIGFAMLIGGLLGTNAAPEGGLAGPVGIARLTGQVARSGLRDYLNFTALLSLNLALINILPIPALDGSRIIFALIEAIRRKKIPPEREAVVHAVGMMMLLGLMLLITVSDVRNIISGEPAITMPPTPTPIVRP
- a CDS encoding Dna2/Cas4 domain-containing protein, whose protein sequence is MIWLALALGLIALWFWRRSNQLRASTGLPWRTVVYHDTARRELTKALFSARYQLTGKPDYVLADGKALIPVEVKPQRQATSPRQGDILQLAAYCLLLEEATGVAPRYGLLRYAQHTFQVDWTDQLYQALLETLDAMRDELELNDVERSHEQPWRCRACGFGDRCTDALEYD
- a CDS encoding 6-carboxytetrahydropterin synthase, whose amino-acid sequence is MSQRIFRLQVTKDQLGFAAAHFITMRGKCERLHGHNYRVTVEVEGFLCEDQYVVDFGVLKKHAAEIARTLDHRVLLAAENPKIEYSQNEQHLTVRYEDKYYVFPIAEVIMLPIQNTTAELLATYFCAELCERLRQDGVDTLKMVGVWVSEGPGQQAFASREWVQSSC
- a CDS encoding response regulator; amino-acid sequence: MANILAIDDSGLMQAFWVRILSRSQHNVITVSSGNEMRSVLATMSPQLIFLDLSFPGENGFELLQHIRRYQHCLEIPVIAVSGYAGEDTRQACREAGFTDFLAKPFSLAELRGMLARYLEHATNPRALAR